The Actinocatenispora sera genome has a window encoding:
- a CDS encoding DUF4389 domain-containing protein, translated as MQPIPTTEPVRLTGRLDPPPNRWLWLLKWLLAIPHYIVLIFLWIAVWVVTIIAFFAILFTARYPRPLFDFTVGVLRWSWRVGYYSYSVLGTDRYPPFTLAEREDYPATLSVVYPERLSRGLVLVKWWLLAIPHYLLGGAIAGSSYSGYRWMDDAAGRYGTPSLVGLLVLYVGLTLLFAGRYPRGIYDLLMGIQRWGYRVSCYVSLLTDRYPPFRLDQGGDEPAAGTRPVTPGAPNE; from the coding sequence ATGCAACCGATCCCCACGACCGAACCGGTCCGGCTGACCGGCCGGCTCGACCCGCCGCCCAACCGGTGGCTCTGGCTGCTGAAGTGGCTGCTGGCGATCCCGCACTACATCGTGCTGATCTTCCTGTGGATCGCCGTCTGGGTCGTCACGATCATCGCGTTCTTCGCCATCCTGTTCACGGCACGCTATCCGCGGCCGCTGTTCGACTTCACCGTCGGCGTGCTGCGCTGGAGCTGGCGGGTCGGCTACTACTCGTACTCGGTACTGGGCACCGACCGGTACCCGCCGTTCACCCTGGCCGAGCGGGAGGACTACCCGGCGACGCTGTCGGTGGTCTACCCGGAGCGGCTGTCGCGCGGGCTGGTCCTGGTGAAGTGGTGGCTGCTGGCGATCCCCCACTACCTGCTCGGCGGCGCGATCGCCGGCAGCTCGTACAGCGGGTACCGGTGGATGGACGACGCCGCCGGCCGCTACGGCACCCCCAGCCTCGTCGGCCTGCTCGTGCTCTACGTCGGCCTCACGCTGCTGTTCGCCGGCCGGTACCCGCGTGGCATCTACGACCTGCTGATGGGCATCCAGCGCTGGGGCTACCGGGTCAGCTGCTACGTGTCGCTGCTGACCGACCGGTACCCGCCGTTCCGGCTCGACCAGGGCGGCGACGAGCCCGCGGCCGGGACCCGCCCGGTCACGCCCGGGGCGCCGAACGAGTGA
- a CDS encoding phosphoribosyltransferase family protein — translation MFRDRAAAGEMLAHRLTHVCPTESVVLGVAAGGVAVAHEIARRLDLPLDVVVVHRLQAPGPPHATLGAVTEDRIIVGDRMPADDVRAAFAAIDGRSRRFHEARPAVPVADQTAVIVDDGVMTGATARAACLLARSRGARRVVFAAPVMPIRAVSNLADVADDLPRIVTAPSVPVLSAWYLTFPAATDEDALDLLTRFDARLANSH, via the coding sequence ATGTTTCGGGATCGCGCAGCGGCCGGGGAGATGCTGGCGCACCGGCTGACGCATGTCTGCCCGACCGAATCGGTGGTACTGGGAGTCGCGGCCGGCGGTGTCGCCGTCGCCCACGAGATAGCCCGGCGGCTGGATCTGCCGCTCGATGTCGTGGTGGTGCACAGGTTGCAGGCGCCCGGCCCGCCGCATGCCACGCTGGGTGCGGTGACCGAGGACCGGATCATCGTGGGTGACCGCATGCCCGCCGACGATGTCCGTGCGGCGTTCGCAGCGATCGACGGGCGGTCGCGGCGCTTCCATGAGGCACGCCCGGCGGTGCCCGTGGCCGACCAGACCGCGGTGATCGTCGATGACGGCGTGATGACCGGTGCCACCGCCCGCGCGGCATGCCTGCTGGCCCGCAGCAGGGGTGCACGACGGGTCGTGTTCGCCGCCCCGGTGATGCCCATTCGGGCCGTCTCCAACCTGGCCGACGTCGCCGACGATCTGCCGCGGATCGTGACCGCACCGTCGGTGCCGGTCCTGTCCGCGTGGTACCTGACGTTTCCGGCCGCCACCGACGAGGACGCGCTCGACCTCCTGACCCGGTTCGACGCCCGGCTGGCGAACAGCCACTGA
- a CDS encoding lanthionine synthetase LanC family protein — translation MSSVLQGRAEQLATDALSWLVDQARPSTGGLAWPNRPSQDESDPMLYSGAAGIVLTLLEANGHFGDERYAELALRGGRGLVAVVDDGWDNSSLYFGLTGIAVALHAIHEQLGDRDAGAAARRALDTVRRRFDGHRWGPQVDLLGGNAGIALGALAVGDPDLALAAVTPFVATAEPTRHGVQWETREGRIARQHHISHGTLGVAAALTAVARATNRSDLLELALAATDDVVSRDEAGPDGFLVAHSDPPDRPELIDRYNFGWCQGPAGDAQVFRLLQREPGQPRFARLVDRCWYTVTHCGLPRRLRPGFWDNNGHCCGTAGVLALACDLLVDETGNNGDVGGFADVLVADLADRATRDAAGCRWSNVEHRATPSVLEPRTGWAMGSAGIVRELLRYARIDTHRDPGYRVLWPDQPR, via the coding sequence GTGTCGAGCGTGCTCCAGGGCCGGGCCGAGCAGCTGGCGACCGATGCCCTGTCGTGGCTGGTCGATCAGGCCCGGCCGAGCACCGGCGGGCTGGCGTGGCCGAACCGGCCGAGCCAGGACGAGAGCGACCCCATGCTCTACAGCGGCGCGGCCGGGATCGTGCTGACCCTGCTGGAGGCGAACGGTCACTTCGGCGACGAACGCTACGCCGAGCTTGCCCTACGCGGCGGCCGCGGGCTCGTGGCCGTCGTCGACGACGGCTGGGACAACAGCTCGCTGTACTTCGGGCTGACCGGCATCGCGGTCGCGCTACACGCCATCCACGAGCAGCTCGGCGACCGGGACGCCGGCGCCGCGGCCCGCCGGGCGCTCGACACGGTACGGCGCCGTTTCGACGGGCACCGGTGGGGGCCGCAGGTGGATCTGTTGGGCGGCAACGCCGGCATCGCGCTCGGTGCGCTCGCGGTGGGCGATCCGGATCTCGCCCTCGCGGCGGTCACCCCGTTTGTGGCCACGGCCGAGCCCACCCGCCACGGGGTGCAGTGGGAAACGCGGGAGGGGCGCATCGCCCGGCAGCACCACATCTCCCACGGCACGTTGGGCGTCGCCGCCGCGCTGACCGCGGTGGCCCGCGCCACCAACCGGTCCGACCTGCTCGAGCTGGCGTTGGCCGCGACCGACGACGTGGTGTCCCGCGACGAGGCGGGCCCGGACGGCTTCCTCGTCGCACACTCCGATCCGCCCGACCGGCCCGAGCTCATCGACCGGTACAACTTCGGCTGGTGTCAGGGGCCGGCGGGGGACGCCCAGGTCTTCCGCCTGCTGCAACGCGAGCCCGGCCAGCCGCGGTTCGCGCGGTTGGTCGACCGCTGCTGGTACACCGTGACGCACTGCGGCCTGCCTCGGCGGCTGCGCCCGGGTTTCTGGGACAACAACGGGCACTGCTGCGGTACCGCCGGGGTGCTCGCGCTGGCGTGCGATCTGCTCGTCGACGAGACCGGCAACAACGGCGACGTCGGCGGTTTCGCCGACGTGCTGGTCGCCGATCTCGCCGACCGGGCGACCCGCGACGCCGCGGGGTGCCGCTGGTCCAACGTCGAACACCGCGCGACGCCGAGCGTCCTGGAACCCCGTACCGGCTGGGCGATGGGCAGCGCCGGCATCGTGCGGGAACTGCTGCGGTACGCGCGCATCGACACGCACCGCGACCCGGGATACCGCGTGCTCTGGCCGGACCAGCCCAGGTAG
- the ppk2 gene encoding polyphosphate kinase 2 — translation MPDEDTGGEAPTTAAKRLPRKVYERELRRLQIELVRLQEWVRAEGARLVVIFEGRDAAGKGGTIKRVSENLNPRVARIAALPAPNDRQRSQWYFQRYVEHLPAAGEIVLFDRSWYNRAGVERVMGFCTPDQYRIFLRQCPIFERLLTEDGILLRKYWFSVSDTEQQRRFADRLTDPMRRWKLSPMDLESITRWEDYSRAKDEMFVHTDIPDAPWYVVESDDKRRARINMIAHLLSTVPYHAVREPQIELPPRPAARGYQRPPRSEQTYVPDHAATLTDVTDPADRPGG, via the coding sequence GTGCCGGACGAGGACACGGGCGGCGAGGCGCCCACCACCGCCGCGAAACGCCTGCCGCGCAAGGTGTACGAACGAGAGCTGCGGCGGCTGCAGATCGAACTGGTCCGGCTGCAGGAATGGGTTCGCGCCGAGGGCGCCCGGCTCGTGGTGATCTTCGAGGGGCGCGACGCGGCCGGCAAGGGCGGCACCATCAAACGCGTCAGCGAGAACCTCAACCCTCGGGTCGCGCGGATCGCCGCGCTGCCGGCGCCGAACGACCGCCAACGCAGCCAGTGGTACTTCCAGCGCTACGTCGAGCACCTGCCGGCCGCCGGTGAGATCGTCCTGTTCGACCGCAGCTGGTACAACCGGGCGGGCGTCGAGCGGGTGATGGGCTTCTGCACTCCCGACCAGTACCGGATCTTCCTGCGGCAGTGCCCGATCTTCGAGCGGCTGCTGACCGAGGACGGAATCCTGCTCCGCAAGTACTGGTTCTCGGTCAGCGACACCGAACAGCAGCGCCGCTTCGCCGACCGGCTCACCGACCCGATGCGGCGCTGGAAGCTGTCACCGATGGACCTGGAGTCGATCACCCGCTGGGAGGACTACTCCCGGGCCAAGGACGAGATGTTCGTGCACACCGACATCCCCGACGCCCCGTGGTACGTGGTGGAAAGCGACGACAAGCGCCGGGCCCGGATCAACATGATCGCGCACCTGCTGTCCACGGTCCCCTACCATGCGGTACGCGAGCCGCAGATCGAACTGCCGCCCCGGCCGGCCGCGCGTGGCTACCAACGGCCACCGCGCAGCGAGCAGACCTACGTGCCGGATCATGCGGCAACGCTGACCGACGTCACCGATCCGGCAGATCGTCCGGGCGGGTGA
- a CDS encoding universal stress protein, with translation MPLRVLLGYDGSPAATVAIEATSSLFPRCRIRIATTWAPAFADDRLRSRLWTGRGHLDEFIAAMEHEGEREACRIASTGVTLAEAAGCDAEPLAVRSLGGDGIRLAELADSLPADLVVVGARGLTGARAVLGSVSDMVVHYATRPVLVVPHPLLEAEQAALPAGPVVVGFDGSSGASRALTVAHRLLPERQLLRATVDDGQVPLEAPTSSVPDERVTRLHLRGHGTSARDTAAALADCARDADAALVVVGSRGRSAVREILVGSVAVATLHHTHRPVLVVPAVADGSATQSSWSQSAGASGVDDIAAGRSPEARGGAAG, from the coding sequence ATGCCACTCCGGGTCCTGCTCGGCTATGACGGGTCTCCCGCTGCCACGGTGGCGATCGAGGCGACGTCGTCGTTGTTTCCGCGCTGCCGCATCCGGATCGCGACGACGTGGGCGCCCGCGTTCGCCGATGACCGGCTCCGGAGCCGGTTGTGGACCGGCCGCGGGCACCTGGACGAGTTCATCGCCGCGATGGAGCACGAGGGCGAGCGGGAAGCGTGTCGGATCGCCTCGACGGGCGTCACCCTGGCCGAGGCGGCGGGCTGCGACGCTGAACCGCTCGCGGTGCGCAGCCTCGGCGGGGACGGTATCCGGCTCGCGGAGCTGGCCGACTCGCTCCCGGCAGATCTGGTCGTGGTGGGCGCCCGGGGCCTGACCGGTGCGCGGGCGGTGCTGGGCAGCGTGTCGGACATGGTCGTGCATTACGCGACCCGCCCGGTGTTGGTGGTCCCGCACCCATTGTTGGAGGCCGAGCAGGCCGCGCTGCCGGCCGGTCCGGTGGTGGTGGGCTTCGACGGGTCGAGCGGTGCCAGCCGGGCACTGACGGTCGCGCACCGGCTGCTGCCCGAGCGGCAGCTGTTGCGTGCCACCGTCGACGACGGCCAGGTACCACTCGAGGCGCCGACGTCGTCGGTTCCCGACGAGCGCGTGACGCGGTTGCACCTTCGCGGTCACGGCACGTCGGCTCGCGACACCGCCGCCGCACTCGCCGACTGCGCACGCGATGCGGACGCCGCCCTCGTGGTGGTCGGCTCCCGCGGGCGCTCGGCGGTCCGGGAAATCCTGGTGGGCAGCGTCGCGGTCGCCACCCTGCACCACACCCACCGCCCGGTCCTCGTCGTCCCAGCCGTCGCCGACGGCAGCGCCACGCAATCCTCGTGGTCGCAGTCCGCGGGAGCCAGCGGCGTGGACGATATCGCTGCCGGTCGATCGCCGGAGGCCCGAGGTGGTGCCGCCGGTTGA
- a CDS encoding Acg family FMN-binding oxidoreductase, translating into MPAVNFSDPTGTDRHRAMDGPLGRAVMAALRAPSILNTQPWRWRIHDGAAELWADRSRQLTHLDREGRLLTFSCGIALHHAAAALTALGHRPGIDLFPDDREPDLLARLWVGEPHRPTSDESHAFQSMLSRRTDRRPGLGDVAVPAYLLRQLRGAVERSGAHLHLVPDEQLPVLMVAGDHAAQIESADPGARADLTRWTHRPQAAREGISADTVAPEVVRRVPHRQFLSGGDAHLDPGVGSDRTADYAILFADGDGRLDWLTSGEAMSALLIVATMHHISVNPISNVIEVAATRATLAGLLCQLGHPMLGMRLTVAAATPPPRETRRSPAEVIDA; encoded by the coding sequence ATGCCAGCCGTCAACTTCAGCGACCCGACCGGTACCGACCGGCACCGCGCCATGGACGGTCCGCTGGGGCGAGCGGTCATGGCCGCGCTTCGTGCCCCATCGATCCTCAACACGCAGCCCTGGCGGTGGCGGATCCACGACGGTGCGGCGGAGCTGTGGGCCGACCGATCGCGCCAACTGACCCATCTCGACCGTGAGGGGCGGCTGCTGACCTTCAGCTGCGGTATCGCGCTGCATCACGCGGCGGCGGCGCTGACGGCACTGGGGCACCGCCCCGGGATCGACCTGTTTCCCGACGACCGCGAACCGGATCTGCTCGCTCGGCTGTGGGTCGGCGAACCGCATCGGCCCACCTCCGACGAATCCCACGCCTTCCAGTCGATGTTGTCGCGCCGCACCGATCGCCGGCCGGGGCTCGGCGACGTCGCCGTACCGGCGTACCTGCTGCGGCAGCTGCGCGGCGCCGTGGAGCGCAGCGGTGCGCACCTGCATCTGGTACCGGACGAGCAGTTGCCCGTTCTCATGGTGGCGGGTGACCACGCCGCGCAGATCGAGTCGGCCGACCCGGGCGCCCGCGCCGACCTCACCCGCTGGACCCACCGGCCCCAGGCCGCCAGGGAGGGGATCTCGGCGGACACGGTCGCGCCCGAGGTCGTACGACGCGTACCGCATCGCCAGTTCCTGTCCGGCGGCGATGCCCATCTCGACCCGGGCGTGGGCAGCGACCGTACGGCTGACTACGCGATCCTGTTCGCCGACGGCGACGGACGGCTGGACTGGCTCACCTCGGGGGAGGCGATGTCGGCCCTGCTGATCGTGGCGACCATGCACCACATCTCGGTCAACCCGATCAGCAACGTCATCGAGGTGGCGGCCACTCGCGCCACGCTTGCCGGCCTGCTCTGTCAGCTCGGTCACCCCATGCTGGGCATGCGACTGACCGTCGCCGCCGCGACGCCGCCACCGCGGGAGACTCGTCGTTCGCCGGCCGAGGTGATCGACGCCTGA
- a CDS encoding flavodoxin family protein — MRALVVYESMFGDTEQVARALAEGLGTRAAVQVSAVGDAPAPVPDAVDLLVVGGPTHAFGMSRPNTRNSAARQSREAVGVTERGVREWLAEVGSLRGRLAAAFDTHARTRLPGSAAAGIDRRLRRLGARTIAPAHSFYVTDTQGPLADGERDRALRWGVDLAEAAAATLGSGRTSLSGGSA, encoded by the coding sequence ATGCGCGCACTGGTGGTGTACGAGTCGATGTTCGGCGACACCGAGCAGGTTGCTCGCGCGCTCGCCGAAGGGCTGGGCACGCGGGCGGCGGTGCAGGTGTCGGCGGTCGGTGACGCGCCGGCGCCGGTGCCCGACGCCGTGGATCTGCTCGTCGTGGGCGGTCCGACGCACGCGTTCGGGATGAGCCGGCCGAACACCCGGAACTCGGCGGCCCGGCAGTCCCGGGAGGCGGTCGGAGTCACCGAGCGTGGCGTGCGGGAATGGTTGGCAGAGGTGGGATCGCTGCGCGGCCGGCTGGCCGCGGCATTCGACACCCACGCCCGAACCCGGCTGCCGGGCTCGGCTGCGGCCGGGATCGACCGTCGGTTGCGCCGTCTCGGCGCACGGACGATCGCGCCCGCGCACAGCTTCTACGTCACGGACACGCAGGGGCCGTTGGCAGACGGCGAGCGCGACCGGGCACTGCGGTGGGGCGTCGATCTCGCCGAGGCGGCCGCGGCAACCCTCGGGTCCGGGCGAACGAGCCTGTCGGGGGGATCGGCCTAG
- a CDS encoding cation-translocating P-type ATPase, with the protein MVPHSRGAAGRKDGGVQGPLAAQTKGLSTAEADRRLAAWGRNEVVPPRPPSVPRRIGRQLIDPLIVVLLAAMAVTVLLRDGTDTIVIGLVIVLNTTVGVIQEIRADHAVAALQRLGAPTARVVRDGTSRRVPAGEVVPGDLVVLAGGDVVPADLRLEHADRLGLDEAALTGESVPVPRGAGEEALAGTVVVGGTARGIVTATGSASALGRIATLVAGQPRRRTPLQRRLVGLGRALGVACVALSAVVLVVGLVSGQPPVEMVLTAVSLTVAAVPESLPAVVTIALALGAHRMARRAAIVRQLPAVETLGSVTLLATDKTGTLTTGIMTCDRVVLPDAVLGVSGPGWAPNGTVTTVDGWRSPEHTGRLARDLVLCNDAELIAPPAADGDWTPIGDPMEAALITAAGRLGAAAAATRGRYPRVAEIGFETATRRMITAHRTPDGGYLLVGKGAPEVMLAAGDPLNDRADRLTGTGYRVLAISDAYCAELPDESEWPSRLTPCGLVGLTDPVRPGMPELLRRFHHAGITVAMVTGDHPGTAHAVARRVGIAADAVHARTVPQAKMDLIAGWQADGQVVAMTGDGVNDAPALRRADIGVAMGRDGTEVARQAADLVLADDELATVAVAIEEGRRIYANIRRFLRYALAGGLAEILVMLAGPMLGLAIPLLPAQILWINMLTHGLPGVALGAEPADRSLLDAPPRPPGEAILGAGLAQRVAVTGGLIAALALVAGAGAAAMGRPWQTLLFLVLGFAQLGVALAVRARPPAGGAHRALYAAVASSALLQLAAVAVPALRELLGTSPVSVAELVACLAIGAVPGVAVAVAECWRRRARTAVGG; encoded by the coding sequence GTGGTTCCGCACTCCCGAGGGGCCGCCGGGCGGAAGGATGGGGGCGTGCAGGGTCCGCTTGCTGCCCAGACGAAAGGCCTGTCGACTGCCGAGGCCGATCGGCGCCTGGCCGCGTGGGGCCGGAACGAGGTCGTGCCCCCACGCCCACCGAGCGTCCCGCGCCGGATCGGACGGCAGCTGATCGACCCGCTGATCGTGGTGCTGCTCGCGGCGATGGCGGTGACCGTGCTGCTGCGGGACGGTACCGACACGATCGTCATCGGGTTGGTGATCGTGCTCAACACGACGGTCGGTGTCATCCAGGAGATCCGAGCCGACCACGCGGTCGCCGCGCTGCAGCGGCTCGGCGCACCCACCGCCCGGGTGGTACGCGATGGCACCTCGCGCCGGGTCCCGGCCGGCGAGGTGGTGCCCGGCGATCTGGTCGTGCTGGCCGGTGGTGATGTGGTGCCGGCCGACCTGCGACTGGAGCATGCCGACCGGCTCGGCCTGGACGAGGCGGCGCTGACCGGCGAGAGCGTGCCGGTACCGCGCGGCGCGGGGGAGGAGGCACTGGCCGGTACGGTCGTGGTCGGCGGCACCGCACGGGGCATCGTGACCGCGACCGGATCGGCCAGCGCGTTGGGTCGGATCGCGACCCTGGTGGCCGGCCAGCCGCGCCGGCGTACCCCGCTGCAGCGGCGCCTGGTCGGGCTGGGCCGGGCGTTGGGAGTCGCCTGCGTCGCCCTGTCCGCGGTGGTGCTGGTCGTGGGGCTGGTGAGTGGCCAGCCGCCCGTCGAGATGGTGTTGACCGCGGTCAGCCTGACGGTGGCGGCCGTGCCGGAGTCGTTGCCTGCGGTGGTCACGATCGCGCTGGCGCTGGGCGCCCACCGGATGGCGCGGCGCGCGGCGATCGTGCGGCAGCTACCGGCGGTGGAGACGCTCGGCTCGGTCACGCTGCTGGCCACCGACAAGACCGGAACCCTGACGACCGGGATCATGACCTGCGACCGCGTCGTCCTGCCCGATGCCGTGCTCGGCGTCTCCGGGCCCGGGTGGGCACCGAACGGCACGGTCACCACCGTGGACGGCTGGCGTTCGCCGGAGCACACCGGCCGCCTGGCTCGTGACCTGGTGCTGTGCAACGATGCCGAGCTGATCGCACCACCGGCGGCCGACGGTGACTGGACGCCGATCGGTGATCCGATGGAGGCCGCGTTGATCACGGCGGCCGGCCGGCTGGGTGCGGCCGCGGCGGCTACCCGCGGCCGGTACCCGCGGGTGGCCGAGATCGGCTTCGAGACCGCGACCCGCCGCATGATCACGGCCCATCGCACGCCCGACGGCGGGTACCTGCTGGTCGGCAAGGGTGCACCCGAGGTCATGTTGGCGGCGGGCGATCCCCTGAACGACCGCGCCGACCGGCTCACCGGCACCGGATACCGGGTGCTCGCGATCAGCGACGCGTACTGCGCCGAGCTTCCCGACGAGTCCGAGTGGCCGTCCCGGCTGACCCCGTGTGGCCTGGTCGGGCTCACCGATCCGGTTCGCCCCGGCATGCCGGAACTGCTGCGCCGCTTCCACCATGCCGGGATCACCGTGGCGATGGTCACCGGCGATCACCCGGGTACGGCCCACGCCGTCGCCCGCCGCGTCGGGATCGCCGCCGACGCGGTTCACGCGCGGACCGTGCCGCAGGCCAAGATGGATCTGATCGCCGGCTGGCAGGCGGACGGGCAGGTCGTGGCCATGACCGGCGACGGCGTCAACGACGCGCCGGCACTGCGGCGCGCCGACATCGGCGTGGCGATGGGACGGGACGGAACCGAAGTGGCGCGCCAGGCCGCTGACCTCGTGCTGGCCGACGACGAGCTGGCGACGGTGGCCGTCGCGATCGAGGAAGGGCGCCGCATCTACGCCAACATCCGCCGATTCCTGCGGTACGCGCTGGCCGGCGGGCTCGCCGAGATCCTGGTGATGCTGGCCGGACCGATGCTCGGGCTTGCGATTCCGTTGCTGCCCGCCCAGATCCTGTGGATCAACATGCTCACCCACGGGCTGCCGGGTGTCGCGCTCGGCGCCGAGCCGGCCGACCGGAGCCTGCTGGACGCCCCGCCCCGCCCGCCGGGCGAGGCGATCCTCGGTGCGGGGCTGGCGCAGCGGGTCGCCGTGACCGGTGGCCTGATCGCCGCACTGGCGCTGGTCGCCGGCGCGGGGGCCGCCGCGATGGGCCGGCCGTGGCAGACGCTGCTGTTTCTGGTGCTGGGATTCGCCCAGCTGGGCGTCGCGCTGGCGGTTCGGGCCCGGCCGCCCGCGGGCGGCGCACACCGCGCGCTGTACGCCGCCGTCGCATCCTCGGCGCTCCTGCAGCTGGCCGCGGTCGCCGTGCCGGCGCTACGAGAGCTGCTCGGCACCAGCCCGGTCTCGGTGGCCGAGCTGGTCGCCTGCCTGGCCATCGGCGCCGTACCCGGTGTGGCCGTCGCCGTCGCCGAGTGTTGGCGACGGCGTGCCCGCACCGCGGTCGGCGGCTGA
- a CDS encoding oxidoreductase has product MTGTGWTAADIPDLTDRTFVVTGANSGLGLVTARQLARHGARVVLAVRDEGRGRQAAADITAAHPEASLEVRRLNLADLESVSAFATALQADGVRPDVLINNAGVMAPPRAVSPQGHELQFATNHLGHFALTGLLWDSLRRGTDPRVVTVTSDLHRGSRIHTDDLNGARSYSGWKYYRQSKFANVVFALELDRRLRAAASPVRSLLAHPGFAATNLQSSGPTGLLRLLTTLGRRLVAQDAGTGAEPQLYAATAPDVHSGQFFGPGGRREMRGHPTVVRPDPAAEDPDTARWLWQRSEELTGVSIPITTP; this is encoded by the coding sequence ATGACAGGGACCGGCTGGACCGCGGCGGACATTCCCGACCTGACCGACCGCACGTTCGTGGTCACCGGCGCGAACAGCGGCCTGGGTCTGGTCACCGCCCGGCAGCTGGCCCGCCACGGCGCCCGTGTCGTCCTCGCCGTCCGCGACGAGGGCCGGGGCCGGCAGGCGGCCGCGGACATCACCGCCGCCCATCCGGAGGCGAGCCTGGAGGTACGGCGACTGAACCTGGCCGACCTGGAGTCCGTCTCGGCGTTCGCCACCGCCCTGCAGGCCGACGGGGTGCGTCCGGACGTGTTGATCAACAACGCCGGTGTCATGGCGCCACCGCGCGCGGTGAGCCCGCAGGGCCACGAGCTGCAGTTCGCGACCAACCACCTCGGCCACTTCGCGCTCACCGGCCTGCTGTGGGACTCGCTGCGGCGCGGCACCGACCCGCGGGTGGTGACCGTGACCTCCGACCTGCATCGCGGCAGCCGCATCCACACCGACGACCTGAACGGTGCGCGCTCGTACTCGGGCTGGAAGTACTACCGGCAGTCGAAGTTCGCCAACGTCGTGTTCGCGCTGGAACTCGACCGCCGCCTGCGCGCCGCGGCAAGTCCGGTCCGCAGCCTGCTCGCCCACCCCGGATTCGCGGCCACCAACCTCCAGTCCAGCGGACCGACCGGCCTGCTGCGGTTGCTCACCACGCTCGGCCGGCGGCTGGTCGCCCAGGACGCCGGGACCGGCGCCGAACCCCAGCTGTACGCCGCGACCGCACCAGATGTCCATAGTGGACAGTTTTTCGGTCCGGGCGGCAGGCGCGAGATGCGCGGGCACCCCACGGTCGTGCGGCCGGATCCGGCCGCCGAGGACCCCGACACCGCGCGCTGGTTGTGGCAGCGGTCGGAGGAGCTGACCGGCGTGTCCATTCCGATCACCACCCCGTGA